A genomic region of Campylobacter corcagiensis contains the following coding sequences:
- the cysS gene encoding cysteine--tRNA ligase translates to MVIFDSVLRKKVEFKPLQTGVARIYVCGPTVYDDAHLGHAKSAISFDMLRRTLLSLGYDVKFVKNFTDIDDKILAKMKETNKSLDEITSYYIDRYLDDMKALNVLRPDLEPKATENLEAITNYISNLLDKKSAYIIENDGVYFDTSSDENYLSLSGKSFDDESLARVKSSEFKKDPKDFVLWKFDESWYESPFGKGRPGWHTECVAMIKAHLDSGDNKFAIDIHAGGMDLLFPHHENEAAQCRCSEHKSLSKYWMHNGFVQVDNEKMSKSLNNSFFIKDALNLVPGEALRFYLLSSHYRANFNYSVDDLKASKKRLDKIYRLKKRVDGANKTSLNLEFKDSILKALSDDLNASLALSFVDNFVNLSNEFLDKNPKDRAKKGEILANLEFISKVFGILKDESYFQFGVSSDEKAQISKLLDERNIAKQNKDFTKADKIRDDLNTLGISIMDTPKGTIWEKI, encoded by the coding sequence ATGGTTATATTTGATAGTGTTTTAAGAAAAAAGGTTGAATTTAAGCCACTTCAAACTGGCGTTGCAAGAATTTATGTTTGTGGTCCAACGGTTTATGATGATGCACATTTAGGGCATGCAAAAAGTGCCATAAGTTTTGATATGCTTAGAAGAACGCTACTGTCTTTAGGATATGATGTAAAATTTGTAAAAAACTTCACAGACATTGATGATAAAATTTTGGCTAAAATGAAAGAGACTAACAAAAGCTTAGATGAAATTACTAGCTACTATATAGATAGATATTTAGATGATATGAAAGCTTTAAATGTTTTAAGACCAGATTTAGAACCAAAAGCGACTGAAAATTTAGAAGCCATAACTAACTATATATCAAATTTACTTGATAAAAAAAGTGCTTACATAATAGAAAATGATGGAGTTTACTTTGATACAAGTAGCGATGAAAACTATCTTAGTTTAAGCGGCAAAAGCTTTGATGATGAGAGTTTAGCAAGGGTTAAAAGCAGTGAGTTTAAAAAAGATCCAAAAGACTTTGTTTTATGGAAATTTGATGAGAGTTGGTATGAAAGTCCATTTGGTAAAGGAAGACCTGGCTGGCATACAGAGTGCGTTGCGATGATAAAAGCTCATCTTGACTCAGGTGATAATAAATTTGCTATAGATATCCACGCTGGTGGGATGGATCTGTTATTTCCTCACCACGAAAATGAAGCTGCTCAGTGTAGATGTAGCGAGCACAAAAGCCTTTCAAAATACTGGATGCATAATGGTTTTGTGCAAGTTGATAATGAAAAGATGAGTAAAAGTTTAAATAATAGCTTTTTTATAAAAGATGCCTTAAATTTAGTCCCAGGAGAGGCTTTAAGGTTTTATCTATTAAGTTCGCATTATAGAGCGAATTTTAACTACAGTGTTGATGATTTAAAAGCATCTAAAAAACGCCTTGATAAAATTTACCGCCTTAAAAAAAGAGTAGATGGCGCTAATAAAACTAGCCTGAATTTGGAATTTAAAGATAGTATTTTAAAGGCTTTAAGCGATGATTTAAACGCGTCTTTAGCTCTTTCATTTGTAGATAACTTTGTAAATTTATCAAATGAATTTCTTGATAAAAACCCAAAAGACAGAGCAAAAAAAGGTGAAATTTTAGCAAATTTAGAATTTATTAGTAAAGTTTTTGGAATTTTAAAAGATGAAAGCTACTTTCAATTTGGAGTAAGTAGTGATGAAAAGGCTCAAATTTCAAAGCTTTTAGATGAGCGAAATATCGCTAAACAAAACAAGGATTTTACAAAAGCTGATAAGATAAGAGATGATTTAAATACTCTTGGCATTAGCATTATGGATACACCAAAGGGAACTATATGGGAAAAGATATAA